CGGCGATGACCTCGTCGGCCGCCTCGACGATGCATTCGGCCTTGTCCTCTGGGATGAGGTCGAGTTCGAGGTTGGCCTGCGCGGCGGCTTTCTTGACGATTCCGAGCGCGCGGACGAAGCGACGGCCGAAGGTCGCGTCGGAGATGGGGAAGTTCTGGATGGCGCGCTGGGTCTGGGCGCCCCAGTAGGCGTCCGCAGGCACCTGCATCTCGCCGAGACTGTCCTGTTCGGTGCGGAAGTCCTCGTCGGTCATGATCGTCCGGGAATCGGGTCGGAGTGGTCCTAAAAGGATGGGATTCGGGCGGGCGACCGAAGGGAGCCCGCCGACTGAGCGAGCGGCGACGAAGGAGCCGCGAGCCGGGTGGACGAGCGAGGCGCGGACGAGCGGCGGGAGTCCACGGATACGGGAACGGGGAGCGGAGCGACCCGTGACCGAAGCGAGTCCTCGGAATGTGCGAGCGGCGACGAAGGAGCCCCGAGCCGGGTGGACGACTGAAAGGAGACCACCGAACGGGGAACGGGGAGCGAAGCGAGCCGTGAGCAGGGCGGGCGACGCGACCGGAGGGAGCGCGCCCGCCAACTGAGCGAGCGGGGAGAGCGAGCGGGCGAAGCCCGCGAGGGGAACTGAGTGACCCGCGAGCCACGAGGCGGCTGGCGACTACGATTCGAACGATGCCCCGACCGCGTCAGCAATCGCTTCGAGGTCGGCCTTCCGGAACGTGGAGTCGTCGGCCTCCTCCGGCGACGCTGCGATCCCGGCCGCCGCCCGGATTCGTCGGCGCATCCGCGTCGTCGACGGCCGGTCCGGCTCGTCGAGGGCCACCCCGAGCGCCTCACAGATTGCCTGCAGTTCCTCCTTCGTGAACGACGCATCGACCTCCCGTTCGAAGCGACCTGTCGTCTCTCGAATCGCGTTCCGAATCTCGTGGACGGTCGGACTCATGAGTATCCACTCGCCCGTCGCCTCCCTCAAGCTTCCTACTCGGTCGCACTGAAACGGTGAGTTGTTCCGGAGTGGCGCTGGTGTGGGGGATCCGATCCTACGCGGGCGAGGGGTCCTCGACGTCCGAGAGGTAGGCCGTGAGGTCCGTCGTCGAGAGCATTCCGATGACACCCGCCTCGTCGTCGACGACGGGGAGGTGCTGGATATCGAACGTGATCATCTTGTCCGCAGCGTCCCGGATGGAGTCCTGTGCTTCGACGGTGACGACCTGGTCGGTCATGTACTTCTCGACGGTCGTGCTCGCCTTTGGCTGGCTTTCGGCGACGATGCGGACGAAGTCCGTGCTCGTGAGAATACCCTTCAGCTGGTTGTGACTGTCGACGACGACGAGCGAGCCGATCTGCTTCTCCAGCAGAATGTCGGCAGCGTCCTCGACGAGCGTGTCCGGTGAAACGGTAATCGTGCCCGACGACATCAGACGGGCGACGAAGATATCATCCATAGTATAACCCAAGACGGTCGGCCGCTAATGTCTATTGATCCGGAACGGCACGAGGTCGGGTTCCGCGCACCCTGTCTGTCAGAACCGTCGAGGTCGCCTGCATGGACCCATGGGCGGTCCGACCCGACAGCTATCAGATCAGGCGCCGCCGTGCAGACTCGACTGTAATCGCTCGCGCTGCAGTTCGAAGAGGTCGGCGGCCACGTCGGCGTCGATATCGTAGGCGGTGGCGTCAGTGCGGCCCAGCAGAGAGGCGGTCGCGGTGTCGGCGGTCAGGTGCGCGAGGTCGAGGCGGCGCTGGAACACGGTCCGCCGTCGAATCACCGTCTGCAGGCGGTAGTACGGGACGACGCGGGTCGTCCGGTTCCAGAAGCCGTCGCGGACGACGAAGTAGTCCTCGCCGGCGTAGTAGCCGCGATTGGCCCACCGCAGGTGCGCGGCGGGCGGAACGCCCACGAGGAGGACGAGGGGAACCCACCACAGCCCGAACCCGGTGACGAGTTGTGCGATGACGAACGCGACGGCTGTCAGGCCGAGTACGACGAGTCCGAATCGGACCGCGTAGCGCCGCCGGGCACGTTTCGGCGGGCGCGTGAACGTTGGCTCGCCGAACGGTTCGAGGTCGCGCGCGAGTTCCAGCGCGTGGTCGCGGCGAGCGATGGGGATGGCGGACTGGGGGCCTTTGTCGCCCTGGCCCGGGCTGTACCCCGCGGTCTCGACGGTAAAGCCGGCGTAGCCCAGTGCGCGCATCAACAGGTTCTCCGTGATCGTCAGCGTCTGGATCTTGTCGGTCGGGATCGACCCGCTGTAGCGCTGGAGGAGGCCGCGTTCGTAGACCAGGTCCTCGCCCTGCCGGCCGAGCGTGAACCCGTAGTACTCGAGGAAGGTCACGACCGTGCTGATCGCCCACAGCGTGATAGCGCCGAGCAGGACGGTGAGCAGGCCGACCACGACGGCCAGATCGATCGTGGCGATCAGCGCGCCGACGGAGGGCTCCAGCCCGAGCATCCGGGACAGCAGGCTGACGAAGACGTCCTGGACGAAGGGGAACCCGATCAGGAGGAAGGCGATGGCCGCCGGGCGGAAGGAGGTGACCGCCAGGATCAACAGTTCGGTCGAACCCAACTCGAATATCTGGGATTGGGATTCGATCTCGCCCGATTCCGAGATGCGGTCCGCGGCGCGCTCGGGGTCGGGGGTGACCGTCTCGGCGGACTCTGCAGTCGTATCTCGCTGGGCGGCACCGGGGGTCGCGTCATCGACCGACCGCTCCGTCTCTGACTCCGCGGCGGTGGCGGCTTGTTCCGCGTCGGCTCCCTGGGCACGGGCCCGCCGGTCGCGGATCTCGCGCTGGAGCCGGCGGGCCTCGTCGCTGGAGACGAAGTTCAGGGTCGCCTCCGTCTGGGAGCCGCCGGCGGTCTCGATCTGGACGACTGCCACGCCGACGATGCGGTGGAAGATGCTCTCGGTCAGGTCGACGTTCTGGATCCGCCGGTAGGGGATCTCGCGTTCCTGCCGGCCGATCACGCCCGAGTTCACGTCGAAGGTGTCGGGCGTCAGTTCGTACTCGTAGCGGTAGTAGTACGCGACGCCGTAGGCGACGCCGACGAGAAAGAGGAGGACGAACAGCCCGACCATCAGCCCGAGAGAGTCGGTCAGGCCGGGCGCGACGAACCCGCCGATGGCGACGACGAAGAACGCGAACGAGGCGGCGACGAATCCCCGCTGGAGGCTGCGGGTGACCGCGCTCAGCGGGTGGAGTTTCATACGGCGTCCTCCGGTTCGCTCTCGACGGCCAGGTCCCGCAACCGGTTTCGCAGGTCACGCGCCTGGTCGGGTTTCAGACCGGGGACGGTCACGTCCGCGCCCCGCGAGCCGGCGGTGTAGACCACGACGCGGCCGAGGCCGAGCAGCCGATCGAGGGGCCCGCGCTGGGTGTCGACGTGCTGGATTCGGACGTAGGGGACCGCCGTGTCGACTTTCGTCAGGACGCCACGCCGGAGTTCGAGGGCGTCGTCGTCGAGGCGGTAGCCCCAGCTCCGGTAGAGCGCCTGGACGTACGCGACGGCGACGAGCAGCAGGAGCGCGCCGACCCCCGGCCCGAGCAGCGGCGTGAGTTCGAAGACGAAGCGCTCGATCGCTGTGACGACGCCGGCGACGACGGCCACGAGGACGAGCGCGACGATACCCCACCGCAGTCGGACGCGAGACTGGAGGGCGTTCATGCCCGTGTTGTCAGACGCGAGTAGTGAAAGCGTTCCGGAGTCCCGGCGCAGAGTTATCAGCTGTGATATCTGACCGAGTGGGTTTTTCCGGCGATGGCCTCGAGACGGAACAGGTACCGACTCCACGGTCGGGGTGCGTACGATGACAGATCGGAGACCGAAACGGAGCAACGTGTTGTTCGTCGGCGATCAGTCGACGGGATCGACGGTGGCCGAGAGACTCGGGACTGAGATCGACCGGATCTCGGTGCTGACGGCGGCGGGTGCGATGGCCGGACTGGACGAGTTCGAGGCGACGACCGTAGACTGCGTGATCAGCGAGTTCGATCTCCCGGACGGAGATGGGACGACGCTATTGCGCCGGATCCGGGAGCGAGCCGATGACTGCCCGTTCGTCCTGTACGCGGAGCCCGAAGCGATCGAACCCACCGTCGCGTTCGATGCCGGCGTGACAGAGTACGTCACCCAGTCGGAGGCCCACGCCCTCGACCGCCTCACTCACACTGTCGAGCGCGCCCTCGATCACCGTCGGACCGCCACACGAC
Above is a genomic segment from Halorientalis sp. LT38 containing:
- a CDS encoding CBS domain-containing protein — protein: MDDIFVARLMSSGTITVSPDTLVEDAADILLEKQIGSLVVVDSHNQLKGILTSTDFVRIVAESQPKASTTVEKYMTDQVVTVEAQDSIRDAADKMITFDIQHLPVVDDEAGVIGMLSTTDLTAYLSDVEDPSPA
- a CDS encoding PH domain-containing protein, whose product is MKLHPLSAVTRSLQRGFVAASFAFFVVAIGGFVAPGLTDSLGLMVGLFVLLFLVGVAYGVAYYYRYEYELTPDTFDVNSGVIGRQEREIPYRRIQNVDLTESIFHRIVGVAVVQIETAGGSQTEATLNFVSSDEARRLQREIRDRRARAQGADAEQAATAAESETERSVDDATPGAAQRDTTAESAETVTPDPERAADRISESGEIESQSQIFELGSTELLILAVTSFRPAAIAFLLIGFPFVQDVFVSLLSRMLGLEPSVGALIATIDLAVVVGLLTVLLGAITLWAISTVVTFLEYYGFTLGRQGEDLVYERGLLQRYSGSIPTDKIQTLTITENLLMRALGYAGFTVETAGYSPGQGDKGPQSAIPIARRDHALELARDLEPFGEPTFTRPPKRARRRYAVRFGLVVLGLTAVAFVIAQLVTGFGLWWVPLVLLVGVPPAAHLRWANRGYYAGEDYFVVRDGFWNRTTRVVPYYRLQTVIRRRTVFQRRLDLAHLTADTATASLLGRTDATAYDIDADVAADLFELQRERLQSSLHGGA
- a CDS encoding PH domain-containing protein, with protein sequence MNALQSRVRLRWGIVALVLVAVVAGVVTAIERFVFELTPLLGPGVGALLLLVAVAYVQALYRSWGYRLDDDALELRRGVLTKVDTAVPYVRIQHVDTQRGPLDRLLGLGRVVVYTAGSRGADVTVPGLKPDQARDLRNRLRDLAVESEPEDAV